The Falco peregrinus isolate bFalPer1 chromosome 1, bFalPer1.pri, whole genome shotgun sequence genome has a window encoding:
- the PAQR5 gene encoding membrane progestin receptor gamma — protein MLSLKLPRLLSINQVPKGYQEQGILFGYRPPRSSAADCLLSVFQMTNETLNIWTHFVPAWYFVWTLVGRLRGPGGQEDPHAWPLLAYLLTCCIYPLASSCAHTFSTMSTRARHICYFFDYAALSMYSLGSALAYSAYIFPAEWLNSTFHHCYVPIAVFNTVISTSLSCYSRFLEAERPRFSKASRTLAFVYPYLFDSIPLFYRFYLCAAESCTEAAILVHYKHTVFAFLTCFIFASHLPERLAPGHFDYIGHSHQVFHVCGIIGTHFQMEAIMMDMSERRDRLLPTSLLPSSLQTLGSMGICMAVSLAVIGLCSMSLSFMPEPLQREKPHGH, from the exons GGGTATCGCCCTCCAAGAAGCTCAGCAGCAGACTGCCTCCTCAGCGTCTTCCAAATGACCAACGAGACCCTGAATATCTGGACACATTTTGTGCCTGCCTG GTACTTCGTATGGACCCTGGTGGGGCGGCTGCGAGGGCCGGGGGGCCAGGAGGACCCCCACGCCTGGCCCCTCCTCGCTTACCTGCTGACTTGCTGCATCTACCCCCTCGCCTCCAGCTGCGCCCACACCTTCAGCACCATGTCCACCCGTGCCCGGCACATCTGCTACTTCTTTGATTACGCAGCTCTCAGCATGTACAGCCTGG GGTCTGCGCTGGCGTACTCAGCGTACATTTTCCCAGCAGAATGGCTCAACAGCACTTTCCACCACTGCTACGTCCCCATTGCAGTCTTTAACACTGTCATTAGCACCAGTCTGTCCTGCTATTCCAG GTTTCTGGAGGCGGAGAGGCCCAGGTTCAGCAAGGCTTCCCGCACCCTGGCCTTCGTGTACCCGTACCTCTTCGACAGCATCCCTCTCTTCTACAGG ttctACCTGTGCGCGGCGGAGAGCTGCACAGAGGCTGCGATCCTGGTCCACTACAAGCACACTGTCTTTGCCTTCCTCACTTGCTTCATCTTTGCTAGCCATCTGCCAGAGAGGCTTGCGCCAGGACACTTTGATTATATTG GGCACAGCCACCAAGTTTTCCACGTCTGTGGGATCATTGGCACGCACTTCCAGATGGAGGCCATCATGATGGACATGTCTGAGCGCCGTGACCGGCTCCTGCCCACCTCgctgcttccctcctccctgcagacTCTCGGGTCGATGGGCATCTGCATGGCCGTGAGCCTTGCTGTCATCGGGCTCTGCTCGATGTCCCTGAGCTTCATGCCAGAGcctctgcagagagaaaaaccaCACGGGCATTAG